Proteins encoded by one window of Pempheris klunzingeri isolate RE-2024b chromosome 14, fPemKlu1.hap1, whole genome shotgun sequence:
- the cct6a gene encoding T-complex protein 1 subunit zeta yields the protein MAAVKALNPKAEVARAQAALSVNISAARGLQDVLRSNLGPKGTMKMLVSGAGDIKLTKDGNVLLHEMQIQHPTASLIAKVATAQDDITGDGTTSNVLIIGELLKQADLYVSEGLHPRIIAEGFEAAKEKALAALEEVKVTREMDRETLINVARTSLRTKVHTELADLLTEAVVDAVLAIAKPNEPIDLYMVEIMEMKHKTDCDTQLIRGLVLDHGARHPDMKKRVEDAYVLTCNVSLEYEKTEVNSGFFYKSAGEREKLVAAERKFIEDRVQKIIALKNNVCPNGEKGFVVINQKGIDPFSLDALAKEGIVALRRAKRRNMERLTLACGGIAMNSVDDLTPECLGNAGLVYEHTLGEEKFTFIEKCGNPRSVTLLVKGPNKHTLTQIKDAVRDGLRAVKNAIEDGSVVPGAGAFEVAVADALVKHKPNVKGRAQLGVQAFADALLVIPKVLAQNSGYDPQETLLKLQTEYKESGQLVGVDLSTGEPMVAGEAGVWDNYSVKKQLLHSCTVIASNILLVDEIMRAGMSSLKG from the exons GCTGGTGTCTGGTGCAGGAGACATAAAGCTGACCAAAGATGGCAACGTCTTGTTACACGAGATG CAAATTCAGCACCCGACAGCATCACTGATTGCGAAGGTTGCCACAGCGCAGGACGACATCACGGGAGACGGAACCACCTCCAACGTCCTCATCATCGGTGAACTGCTGAAGCAGGCTGATCTCTATGTGTCCGAg ggTCTTCATCCACGAATAATTGCTGAGGGCTTTGAGGCTGCTAAAGAGAAAGCCTTGGCTGctctggaggaggtgaaggtgaCTCGGGAAATGGACAGAGAGACTCTCATCAACGTAGCACGCACCTCCCTCAGGACCAAAGTCCACACAGAGCTGGCAGACCTGCTCACTGAG GCTGTAGTAGACGCTGTGCTCGCCATCGCTAAACCCAATGAGCCCATTGACCTCTACATGGTGGAAATCATGGAGATGAAGCACAAGACCGACTGCGATACACA ACTGATCCGAGGTTTGGTGCTGGACCACGGTGCCCGACACCCAGACATGAAGAAGAGGGTGGAGGATGCTTACGTGCTGACCTGCAACGTGTCTCTGGAGTACGAAAAGACGGAGGTCAACTCCGGCTTCTTCTACAAGAGcgctggagagagggagaagcttgtggctgcagagaggaagttCATAGAGGACCGTGTGCAGAAGATCATCGCCCTAAAGAACAATGTCTGTCCCAACGGCGAGAAGGGTTTTGTCGTCATTAACCAGAAG GGCATTGACCCGTTCTCCCTGGATGCCCTCGCCAAGGAAGGCATCGTAGCTCTGCGCAGGGCAAAGAGGAGGAACATGGAGAG ACTCACCCTCGCTTGTGGTGGCATTGCCATGAATTCGGTTGATGATCTCACACCAGAGTGTTTGGGAAATGCTGGCCTGGTTTATGAGCACACACTG GGAGAGGAGAAGTTCACGTTCATCGAGAAGTGTGGGAACCCTCGCTCAGTTACCCTGCTGGTGAAGGGACCCAAcaaacacaccctcacacagATCAAAGACGCTGTAAGGGATGGTTTGAGGGCAGTCAAGAACGCCATAGAAGATG gTAGCGTAGTGCCCGGTGCAGGTGcatttgaggtggctgtggcaGACGCTCTGGTAAAACACAAGCCTAATGTGAAAGGCAGAGCCCAGCTAGGAGTCCAAGCATTTGCAGATGCTCTCCTGGTCATCCCCAAG GTTTTGGCGCAGAACTCTGGCTATGACCCACAGGAGACTCTGCTGAAGCTGCAGACGGAGTACAAAGAGTCTGGTCAGCTAGTTGGAGTTGACCTCAGCACAG ggGAACCCATGGTGGCAGGAGAAGCAGGTGTATGGGATAACTACAGTGTGAAGAAACAGCTTCTTCATTCATG CACGGTGATCGCCAGCAACATCTTGTTGGTGGATGAGATCATGCGGGCTGGAATGTCTTCTCtcaaaggttaa